The sequence CGACGCGGCTGCTCTGGATGTGGAAGCTGCCAAAGCCGATCTGTTTCCCGAACTGACCCTGTCTGCCTCGGCTGCATTTTCCAGCGGCACCCTGGACCTGCTGTTCCGAAACTGGGTGACCACCCTGGGTGCTGCCCTGGCTGGCCCCCTGCTGGACGGCGGAGAGCGCAAAGCCGAAATTGAGCGCACCCGGGCCGTAGTTCGGGAAAAGGTCAATACCTATGCCAAAACCGTTGCCAATGCCATCTGTGAGGTGGAGGATGCCCTGGTGTCCATTGACCGTCAAAACGCCTATATCGAATTGCTCGAACAGCAGTTGACAGCCGTTCAAGCGACCCTGCAGGACGCCCGGGTTCAGTACCTGAACGGCCAGAGCAGCTACCTTGATTATCTTACGGCCTGGGCCTCCCTGGAAAATTTGGAGCGTCAGCTGATCAGCGAACAGGCAACCTATGTCAAAGAACGAATTGCACTTTATAAAGTAACAGGTTGGCGGGATACGTTTTTCAAAACCCCCGCTACAAGATAAAAATACCGGAGCACGGTGAGTTATGAACCAGACCCCTTCAAAGAGATCCATCGGCGTTATCCTTGTAAAAATTATTCTGCCTGTATGCCTGATCGCAATAGGTGTTGCCGGATTTTGGTACTACAAATCCAACACAATGAAATTCAAACGCAAACCTAGGGTAAAAACCGCCCCGGTGGTGGATGTCATGAAAGTAAATCCCGGCCGGGTCACCGCACAAATCCGGGCCATGGGAATCGTTCAGCCGGACCGGGAAGTGGTGATTAAATCCCAGGTGGCTGGCACAATTATCCAGGTGACGCCCGAATTTGTCCAGGGGGGATTAATCCCCAAGGGACAGACCATGGTTCGAATTGATCCGGCAGACTATACGATAGCCGTGAACAAGGCCAAAAACGCATTGGCCCAGGCCCAGGCTGATTTTGAAATAGAAAAGGGGCAACAACAGATTGCCAGAGAAGAGCTCAAGCTCATGTCCACGATGTCGCCTGACGGAGTGAAGGAGACCAGCCTGGTGTTGAGAAAACCCCAGCTTGAACAGGCCAGGGTTGCTGTGGAAAGCGCCCGAAGTGACCTTGAATCCGCACGCCTGGACCTGGAACGAACCCGGATCATTGCCCCCTTCCATGCCCTGGTACTGTCCAAAGAGGTGGATGCCGGTGCCATGACCGCCGCCCAGGGCGCCCTTGCCACCCTGGTGGACGTGACCTGCTACCAGGTACAAGTCCAGGTGCCCCTGGACCGCCTGGACCGGATCCGGATACATGAAATCAACGGGAGTTCTGTGCGCATTCGCTCCCGTTATGCCGGCCGGGAATGGGAGGGACGTGTGGTGCGGACCACAGGCGCCGTAACCGAGCAAAGCCGCATGGCCGGTGTCATTATCCGGGTGGATGATCCCCTGGGGCTCGGCCCTGCCAAAGGCCGACCGGCCATGCTGCTGGATGATCACGTGGAAGCGCTTATTGAAGGCCAGTCTTTTGACAATGCGTTTTCCTTGCCCCGGACCATGGTCCGGGAGGATTCCAGTTTATGGATATATAATGACGGACGCCTGGAGATCCGCAAGGTGGCGCCCGTGTGGATTGAAAATAACCGGGTATTCATCCAGTCCGGGCTTTCCCCGGGTGACCTTGTGATCTCTTCCGATCTCCCCACACCTGTGCCGGGCATGGCCTTGACCCTGGCCTTAAGGGAGGGTTGATAATGTCTGAAAAAAACACAAATCTTCCCGATCCTGCAGGACAGCGCCCAAGAGGCGCCATCGCCTGGATGGCCGGCAATACAGTTGCCGCCAATCTGCTCATGGTATTTCTTCTTGTGGGCGGCCTTTTCATGGGGTTTCATATCAAGCAGGAGGTGTTCCCCGATTCCACCCTGGCGTCAGTGAGTGTTACAGTGTCCTATCCCGGGGCCAGTCCCGAAGAGGTGGAATCCGCCATTATTCTGGCCGTGGAAGATGCGGTGCAGGACCTTGACGGTATTGATGAAATTACATCCAAGGCCTTGGAGGGCAGTGCATCAATCACCATCGAAGTCATGGACGGGGCTGATGTCACCCAGTTATGGCAGGAGGTCAAAAGTGAGGTGGACCGGATCGACACCTTCCCGGATGAGGCGGAAGACCCGGTGATTACCATTACCTCCGGAAAGCGGGACGTAATGCGGCTGGCCCTTCACGGAGATGTGCCGGAAACCACCATGCGGGATCTTGCCGACGATGTCAGGGACCGCCTTTTATCAGACCCTGCCATCACCCAGGTAGAATTGAAAGGTGTCAGGGAGCGGGAGATCCTGGTGGAGATCCCAATCAACACCCTGCGGCGATACGGCATAACCCTGTCCGATGTGGCGGATGCCGTTTCCTCGGATTCTGTGGAGCTGGGCGGCGGGGCCATCAAGTCCGGTGGCGGAGACATTCTGTTGCGCATCAAATCCCGGAAAGATTATGCCGGACAATATGCAAAACTGCCTATTCTAACCTGGGAGGATGGGTCCCAGCTGATGTTATCGGACATCGCCACCGTCAAGGAAGGGTTTGAGGATTCGGACATCCGGGCCTCATTTAACGGCAAACGGGCCGTTACTATTATTGTTTACCAGGTGGGAAAACAGACCCCCCTCCGGGTGGCCGACGCGACCAAGGAGATGCTGAAAACCATTAACGCAGACCTGCCTGAGGGGATTCATATAAGCATTATCTATGATATGTCCAAACTCTTTGCCCAAAGGGTGGACCTTTTACTGCGCAACGCCTACATGGGACTTGCTCTGGTGTTCTTGTGCCTGGCCCTGTTCCTTGAAATCCGGCTGGCCTTCTGGGTCGGTTTAGGCATCCTCATTTCCTTTTTAGGGTCTTTTATCTTTTTATCCGCAGCCAATTTTACCATTAATATGGTAAGCATGTTTGCCTTTATTGTTACGTTGGGTATTGTGGTGGACGATGCCGTGGTGGTGGGGGAAAATATCTATCATTGCCGGTGCCGGGGCATGAAATTTATAGATGCCGCCATCCATGGGGCAAAAAGCATTGCCGTTCCCGTGTTTTTTTCCGTGATCACCAATATGGTCACCTTTATTCCTATCATGTTCATTCCGGGCTCCCTGGGCAAGCTGTTTAAAACCATGCCTCTGGTGGTGGTGGCGGTATTTGCCGTCTCTTTGATCGAAAGCCTGTTTATCCTGCCGGCCCATTTAAGCCATGCCGGCCGTCCCTTGTTTTTCCCCTTGAATCATCTTGAAGCCTGGCAGGCAAGGTTCTCTGAAAAATTTGAAACCATTGTCAAATCCTGGTACGGCACAATTGTGCCTGTCCTGCTTTCCTGGCGATATACGGTATTTGCATTAGGCGTTGCGCTGTTGCTGATCACATTCGGATATGTGAAGTCCGGGAAAATGGGCATGATCTTATTTCCAAAAGTTGAATCCGATTTCGCTTCATGTGAGATCTACCTGCCCTACGGCACGCCTGAAACCAAGGTGCGTGACGTGGAAACCCGCCTGGTGGCATCCGCTCAAAAAGTCGTGGATGAAAACGGCGGACAAAAGTTGTCCAGAGGAATCTTTTCTCTGGTCAAAGAGAACCATATCGAGATATGGCTCTTTGTGACTGATCCCGAGGTGCGCCCAATGTCCACTTCCGAGGTTACCCGGCTCTGGCGGAAAGAAACCGGGCCGGTTGCAGGCGTTGAGACCATTGCCTTTGCTGCCGACGTTGGCGGTCCCGGTTCCGGCAAGGGGCTGACCATTGCCCTGAGCCACCGGGATGCCGATATTCTGAACCGGGCCGGCCAAGACCTTGCACAGCATCTGGGTGAGTACTCAATGGTTTCTGACATTGATGACGGATCTGCCCAAGGAAAACGGCAGTTCAATATCACCCTGACCCCTGCCGGCCACCGCATGGGGCTTACCCCGAGAACCATTGCCGACAAAATCCGGCATGCATACCAGGGGATTGAGGCGGTGAAAAATCAGCGGGGAAGAAACGAGATCACAGTAAGAGTACGGTTGGCAGAAAACGAACGCATTTGTGAAACTTCATTTGAAAATTATGTGATCAATGCCCCAAATGGGGAGATCATGCTCAGGGATGCCGTTAAAACTATCGAGGGAAGGGCCTATACCGAGATTCTCCGGAGTAACGGCCGGCGGGAAATTAAGGTCGCGGCCAATGTGACACCCCAGTCCATGGCCGAGAATATTCTCCGGGATATGAAGCAGGAAATCCTGCCCTCCCTTGTGAGCCGGTATCCGGGCCTGTCTTACAATTTCAAGGGTAAACAGGCGGATATCAAGGAAAGTATGTCTGCGCTGTTCAAAGGCTTGCTTCTGGCGTTATTTTGTATATTTGCCCTGCTGGCCATTCCCTTTAAAAGCTATTTTCAACCCTTGATCATTATGGTCTGCATTCCATTCGGCATCATCGGGGCTGTGGCCGGCCATATTATCATGGGGTATCCCATGTCCATTCTGAGTCTGTTCGGCATTGTGGCCATGTCAGGCGTGGTGGTCAATGACGCCTTGATGCTCATTGATTTTGCCAACCGGCTGGTGCGCGGCGGCATGCCTGTGAAGGACGCAATCAGGGCCGCCGGGATACAGCGGTTCAGGCCCATTATTTTAACAACATTAACCACCTGCGGCGGGCTTGCCCCGATCATCACGGAAACGTCGTGGCAGGCCAAATTTCTTATTCCAATGGCCATCTCCCTTGGGTTTGGTCTTCTTTTTGCCACGTTGATCACCCTGGGGCTTGTGCCTTGTCTTTACCTGATATTGGAGGACATCAAAGGCTTTTTAAATATATAGTGCCTGACCGGAAACCCTGATATCTGACTCATTGAGGCTCGGCAGGCGGGTCAAGTTACCTTATCATCGGTTTCAACAACAAAAGAGTCACACCTTCCCATTAATGCCTGGAGACACAAAGCCAAACCGTAGCAAGCTGTTGGACCTATTCCTTCAAGGAAGAGTTGGGCGAGTATTGGTGAAGATACATATCCTGTCCCCCGCAATTCCGATATATTATAATGTTATGTCAAGAGAGTTTGTTTTAGAGGAGGATGGCCTGACTTGTGAAAACACCTAATTGCACAATGGACCCGAAACACCTTTTGGATATTTTTTATGGAAAATGGCGCATATATCAATACAGCGGGCAAGGTCGGACCGAACTAACCAATAGATAGCTTGGTCAGACCATGCCCCCTCTCTACGTCCGCCCTACCCCCCTGACACAACCCCGGTTTTAGTTTACTCTTTCAGCAGTTTTGCTGTCATCGAACCGGAAATGAATAAGCCTGGCCAATCGTCTACCCCAGGGGACAAACCGCAGTAAGCTGATAAATCCAAAGCGTTTGGTATGGCGATTGAAAAGTGAGTACTCTTTAATGAGGTCAATACCGAGACCCCAGCCATACAGTTCACTGGTCTTGCCCAGTCCCCACTTAAATCTTGCCTTTGTTTGAGATACCGATTTGTGATGTTTAATAGACATCTTTGTTGAAAATTTCGGCATGGTATCGGTAACGACTTCAGCTTTGGGAAAGTGCGTTTTGATCTGCCTGAACAGCTCTTTGACCTCACTTTCCTCGAAGTACATCAATACCCCTTCGGCAAGGATGAGCACGTTATCTTTTTTTTCGCCGGCGGCGCCGGCAACATCATCCAGCCAGGTGTAATCGAAGGCTGATTTTTCGATATACCTGTAGCGCGGTGGAGAAGGAGAGACGAATTTTTTCCGCAATTCAAGCGCTTCCGGAACATCCAGTTCGAACCAGGTCACCGTACCATTGTCGATACGCTGGAATCGGGTGCATAACCCGGCCCCTATGTTGACAATGATTCCATCCGGATTCTCTTTGAGAAACCGCGATACAATTTCGTCAAAAACTTCGGTGCGGATCGCGACACCTACAACGGATAAGCGGTCCTTATCGAATTTTTCGAAGTTGTACGCCATTTGACCAACCCAGTCCTCGGCAAATGTATCGGTTATGATACTATCTTCGCGAGCGCTCTCCTTGGCCCGAAAGTAAACGGTAAGCAAGAGGGTTTCGGAAACACCTCCCATATCGACTTTTGTCTTAACGTTTTTCTGCATATTCGTTTTCTCCCAAAAAAGTCTGTTAAAAATAATAGGCAACGCCAATGCCCAGCACACGCCCTCTGGAAGGACCACCGGCGATGACATCACTGCCGTCCACGACCGATGTGCCAAGATCTTCTCCGAACAGGCTGTATATCTCATCAAGAAGGTTGTCCGCCCATACGTAAAACTCCAGGTGTTCGCTTGTGATTCCCACGCGCATGTCCAGCTTGTTGTAGGCATCCAGCTCAAAACTATTGGCCGAGTTTCCCTTTCTTTTACCCACATATTTGTTGACCACGAATGTATAAAACGACGGAGACTTCATCCCCCAGAAGGACGGCAGGGGAAGGTCGTAAGAGATGGAAGCCGTTGCATTCCATTTAGGCGCGTAAGGCACATCATTGCCCTCCCTGACATCCATGGAAGTTTCGGGAACGCCCGTGATTTCGGCATCTGTGTAACCGCCGCCCAGTGTGACGGTAAATCCGTTTCCCGGTTTCCAGAACCCTTCGAGTTCTATCCCCTTGGTTTCAGTGTCGTTGTTGGCAATTTTGTTGGTCAGTGTGAGCATATCAACATAGGATACATGATCATTCTTAATATCATTGAAAAACACAGCCAGATTGACGCCCGCCTTTTTATTCGGTGTTTCCATTTTCATGCCCAATTCATAACTATTGATCTTTGCAGCGTCCACGATCAAGTCGGTATGATCACCCGTGAAGATGTAATTTGTTGCAAGATCCTGATAGGATTGGGCCTTATACCCTCTGGCATAGGTAAAATAGGTATTTATATTGTCTGTGACAGCGTAACTGACAGAGGCCCGGCCTGTTGCAAAAGAGGAATCCATCTCGTCCGAGTCGGCGGCAGGACCGTAATATGCGGCATAAGGGTTGTTGGCCGACGGTGCCCAATGGGATTCATATTCCTTTTCATTCCAGGTGTAGCGCAATCCTCCCGTAAGTTTGAACCTGTTGGTAACAGGATAGGTGATTTCGCCGAAGATTCCGTAATCCGTGGTTTTAAAGCTGGAGTCAATCCTTCCGTTCAGGGCCATGTAACTGGGGACATACTGGAGATTATAATAGTTCATCACACTTCTGTCGGAGTAGAAGTAATTGATCCCGGTTACCCAGAAAACGTCATTCCCGGGTTTTGAGGACAGACGGAACTCCTGGTAATATGCATCCCCGGCAGAGTCTCTGGCGGCATCACCTTCAGCAACATTCAGCCCGAGCAAGGCCCTTGAAAGTGCGTTTTCATACATAAGGCGGTCATTGGTACTGTCCTCACCGGTATAGCCTGTCACAGATGTGAAGACCATGCTGTCGAACTTATGGGTGACATTCAGAGTTGTCCGCTGACTCTCTTTGTTTGAGTTAAGGCTGCCTTCCGGTATGTCGATTTTCGGATCATCGTCAAAGGGCGCAAGGAGCATCGCTTCGGTCCGGTTCTTTTTTTCTTCATACCCAAGGGTTAAAGTTGCCTCGGTTCCGTCCCCGGGTTCCCAGAGCAGCGTGCCTCTCACGGCCATATCCCTGGGCTCGCTGATCGGTTCCCCCGAATCATGGTATTCAACCTGATTATCATAGCCGGAGTATTTTGCGGCAACCCGTGCGCTCAATGTTTCCGCCACCGGGCCCCCCATTGCTGCTTCCATGTCAAAGGTATTTTGTGTGCCGTACTCACTCTTGATATAGCCTTCCGGATGTCCGGTTGGCTTTCTGGTGATAATATTGACGGCCCCGGCCTCACTGTTTCTGCCCATCAGCGTTCCTTGGGGCCCTTTCAACACCTCCACCCGTTCAATATCCATGATGGACATGGATGCCATGCCCAGGGCCTGGGGAACCCCGTCCAGGTTAATCAGAACCGAGGTATCATCCATGCCTATTTGATACAAGGACCCGACGCCTCTGATACGCACGACATCCGTGTCAAGGCTGCCGTAGGTAAAAATCTCCACGCCCGGCGTCTGCCTGAGCGCATCCTCGAAGCTTTTCAGCCGTCTGTTTTCCAGTTCCGAGCCACCGATCACCGTCAGGCTGAAAGGAACGTCCTTTGCGGATTCTTCAGCTTTTCTCGCTGTAACGGTTATGGTTTCCAGGGATTTGATTTTCTTGGTTTCATTTTCCTCTGGTTCGCAGAACGCTGCCGGGGCAAGCAGCATTCCGAATGCAAGGATCGTTATAATATGCAATCCGTTATGTAGAATTCTTTTCATTCTTTCCGCTCCTGATGTTAATATTTTTTGACACGACTAATAAATATTGCTAAGTAAAATTCTATTAGGCGCTAAATATCACAACTGTTTTAAAAAATACTTGCGTTTGATTTATTATTTTTTGCGTTTGATTTTTTTTGTAGCGGAATAATTTTGTATAACAGCCATGGGCTGACCTGACATATCATCTGCCAGGCTCAGCCCACAACGAAAGTTAAAAGATCTGAGTCGCATACACAGACTTTCTTATAAATGATCAATTGATATGCAGAAAATGGATATACAGGAAATAGCAGACGGTTCCTCTTGCTGGGAGCACGGGCAACTTCAGTCGCTTAAAGTCAGTCCCCGGTACGGCCTGGGCCACCTGTCCGAGGTAAGATCCTTTAAAAACGGAATATCCATGGTATTTCAGGACTTTTCTATCCGTGGAGACAAAAAAATCAGGTTAACAAATGAGAAAAAACACCCCCCGCTTATAGGCTTTTCCACCTGTATTTCAGGGGTCAGGCATATTGTTTATGCCAGGCCCAGGATCCCCATGGGAGACGGGCTTTCTGCCATAGAGTTTGGCGGATACGAAAACTCCGCTCTTTTCATGGAAGTAACGCCCAACACCCCTATCCGGACACTGACAGTATGTGTGGATTTTGTTGCATTTGAAGCGTTAACAGGAAGGCGCAGCAAAGACCTGGTGAAATCCCTGGATCTTCTCGGCAGGACGGCTGAGAAACAAGGCAGGACCGGACAAGCCCAATACATTGATTTTTCGCAAAGGACTTGCGCATATCAGGCATTTGCCTCTTTTAAAAATAATCCGGATGACACCTTGTTTCTGGAGGCCAAGGCGCTTGAATTGGTAGCGTTGCAACTCAATCAGCTGGCGCGTTTAACAGGCAAAGCGCCCCTACCCCAGGCGGGTAATCATAATGTGGAAAAGATTGTCCATGCCGGTGAAATTTTGAAAAAAGAGATGGCCGAGCCGCCCGGTGCCCACGAACTCGCCCATATGGTGGATCTCGATTACAGCCGGCTTATTCAGGGATTCAGGGAAGTGTTTGGTCTTGGTCCGTTCGAATACCTGCGTACCATCCGTCTTGAAAAAGCACGTGCCCTGATTGCCGGCCATGAATGCAATGTAACCCAGGCGGCGGCCGGTGTAGGGTACTCAAGTCTCAGTCATTTCAGC is a genomic window of uncultured Desulfobacter sp. containing:
- a CDS encoding efflux RND transporter permease subunit, which produces MSEKNTNLPDPAGQRPRGAIAWMAGNTVAANLLMVFLLVGGLFMGFHIKQEVFPDSTLASVSVTVSYPGASPEEVESAIILAVEDAVQDLDGIDEITSKALEGSASITIEVMDGADVTQLWQEVKSEVDRIDTFPDEAEDPVITITSGKRDVMRLALHGDVPETTMRDLADDVRDRLLSDPAITQVELKGVREREILVEIPINTLRRYGITLSDVADAVSSDSVELGGGAIKSGGGDILLRIKSRKDYAGQYAKLPILTWEDGSQLMLSDIATVKEGFEDSDIRASFNGKRAVTIIVYQVGKQTPLRVADATKEMLKTINADLPEGIHISIIYDMSKLFAQRVDLLLRNAYMGLALVFLCLALFLEIRLAFWVGLGILISFLGSFIFLSAANFTINMVSMFAFIVTLGIVVDDAVVVGENIYHCRCRGMKFIDAAIHGAKSIAVPVFFSVITNMVTFIPIMFIPGSLGKLFKTMPLVVVAVFAVSLIESLFILPAHLSHAGRPLFFPLNHLEAWQARFSEKFETIVKSWYGTIVPVLLSWRYTVFALGVALLLITFGYVKSGKMGMILFPKVESDFASCEIYLPYGTPETKVRDVETRLVASAQKVVDENGGQKLSRGIFSLVKENHIEIWLFVTDPEVRPMSTSEVTRLWRKETGPVAGVETIAFAADVGGPGSGKGLTIALSHRDADILNRAGQDLAQHLGEYSMVSDIDDGSAQGKRQFNITLTPAGHRMGLTPRTIADKIRHAYQGIEAVKNQRGRNEITVRVRLAENERICETSFENYVINAPNGEIMLRDAVKTIEGRAYTEILRSNGRREIKVAANVTPQSMAENILRDMKQEILPSLVSRYPGLSYNFKGKQADIKESMSALFKGLLLALFCIFALLAIPFKSYFQPLIIMVCIPFGIIGAVAGHIIMGYPMSILSLFGIVAMSGVVVNDALMLIDFANRLVRGGMPVKDAIRAAGIQRFRPIILTTLTTCGGLAPIITETSWQAKFLIPMAISLGFGLLFATLITLGLVPCLYLILEDIKGFLNI
- a CDS encoding AraC family transcriptional regulator, yielding MQKMDIQEIADGSSCWEHGQLQSLKVSPRYGLGHLSEVRSFKNGISMVFQDFSIRGDKKIRLTNEKKHPPLIGFSTCISGVRHIVYARPRIPMGDGLSAIEFGGYENSALFMEVTPNTPIRTLTVCVDFVAFEALTGRRSKDLVKSLDLLGRTAEKQGRTGQAQYIDFSQRTCAYQAFASFKNNPDDTLFLEAKALELVALQLNQLARLTGKAPLPQAGNHNVEKIVHAGEILKKEMAEPPGAHELAHMVDLDYSRLIQGFREVFGLGPFEYLRTIRLEKARALIAGHECNVTQAAAGVGYSSLSHFSKAFKETFGINPKAFAKGKAKNF
- a CDS encoding efflux RND transporter periplasmic adaptor subunit, which gives rise to MNQTPSKRSIGVILVKIILPVCLIAIGVAGFWYYKSNTMKFKRKPRVKTAPVVDVMKVNPGRVTAQIRAMGIVQPDREVVIKSQVAGTIIQVTPEFVQGGLIPKGQTMVRIDPADYTIAVNKAKNALAQAQADFEIEKGQQQIAREELKLMSTMSPDGVKETSLVLRKPQLEQARVAVESARSDLESARLDLERTRIIAPFHALVLSKEVDAGAMTAAQGALATLVDVTCYQVQVQVPLDRLDRIRIHEINGSSVRIRSRYAGREWEGRVVRTTGAVTEQSRMAGVIIRVDDPLGLGPAKGRPAMLLDDHVEALIEGQSFDNAFSLPRTMVREDSSLWIYNDGRLEIRKVAPVWIENNRVFIQSGLSPGDLVISSDLPTPVPGMALTLALREG
- a CDS encoding TonB-dependent receptor: MKRILHNGLHIITILAFGMLLAPAAFCEPEENETKKIKSLETITVTARKAEESAKDVPFSLTVIGGSELENRRLKSFEDALRQTPGVEIFTYGSLDTDVVRIRGVGSLYQIGMDDTSVLINLDGVPQALGMASMSIMDIERVEVLKGPQGTLMGRNSEAGAVNIITRKPTGHPEGYIKSEYGTQNTFDMEAAMGGPVAETLSARVAAKYSGYDNQVEYHDSGEPISEPRDMAVRGTLLWEPGDGTEATLTLGYEEKKNRTEAMLLAPFDDDPKIDIPEGSLNSNKESQRTTLNVTHKFDSMVFTSVTGYTGEDSTNDRLMYENALSRALLGLNVAEGDAARDSAGDAYYQEFRLSSKPGNDVFWVTGINYFYSDRSVMNYYNLQYVPSYMALNGRIDSSFKTTDYGIFGEITYPVTNRFKLTGGLRYTWNEKEYESHWAPSANNPYAAYYGPAADSDEMDSSFATGRASVSYAVTDNINTYFTYARGYKAQSYQDLATNYIFTGDHTDLIVDAAKINSYELGMKMETPNKKAGVNLAVFFNDIKNDHVSYVDMLTLTNKIANNDTETKGIELEGFWKPGNGFTVTLGGGYTDAEITGVPETSMDVREGNDVPYAPKWNATASISYDLPLPSFWGMKSPSFYTFVVNKYVGKRKGNSANSFELDAYNKLDMRVGITSEHLEFYVWADNLLDEIYSLFGEDLGTSVVDGSDVIAGGPSRGRVLGIGVAYYF
- a CDS encoding class I SAM-dependent methyltransferase — its product is MQKNVKTKVDMGGVSETLLLTVYFRAKESAREDSIITDTFAEDWVGQMAYNFEKFDKDRLSVVGVAIRTEVFDEIVSRFLKENPDGIIVNIGAGLCTRFQRIDNGTVTWFELDVPEALELRKKFVSPSPPRYRYIEKSAFDYTWLDDVAGAAGEKKDNVLILAEGVLMYFEESEVKELFRQIKTHFPKAEVVTDTMPKFSTKMSIKHHKSVSQTKARFKWGLGKTSELYGWGLGIDLIKEYSLFNRHTKRFGFISLLRFVPWGRRLARLIHFRFDDSKTAERVN